The following are encoded together in the Solea senegalensis isolate Sse05_10M unplaced genomic scaffold, IFAPA_SoseM_1 scf7180000014705, whole genome shotgun sequence genome:
- the rab21 gene encoding ras-related protein Rab-21 — translation MAAGGAGGNSGRTYSFKVVLLGEGCVGKTSLVLRYCENKFNDKHITTLQASFLTKKLNITGKRVNLAIWDTAGQERFHALGPIYYRDSNGAVLVYDITDEDSFQKVKNWVKELRKMLGNEICLCIVGNKIDLDKDRHVSVEEAESYAESVGARHYHTSAKLNKGIEELFLDLCKRMMENAQAEERLKGNGASQSASSRRGVQIVDDEPQATPAGGCCSSG, via the exons ATGGCGGCCGGAGGGGCGGGCGGCAACAGCGGCAGGACCTACTCGTTCAAGGTGGTGCTGCTCGGGGAAGGCTGTGTGGGCAAGACGTCGCTGGTGCTGCGATACTGCGAGAACAAATTCAACGACAAACACATCACAACTCTACAG gcGTCCTTCCTCACAAAGAAGCTCAACATCACAGGGAAGAGGGTGAACCTCGCCAtatgg gaCACAGCCGGTCAGGAGCGCTTCCACGCGTTAGGTCCCATCTACTACAGAGACTCCAACGGCGCCGTGCTGGTGTACGACATCACAGACGAAGACTCCTTTCAGAAG GTGAAGAACTGGGTGAAAGAGTTGAGGAAAATGTTGGGGAATGAGATTTGTTTATGTATAGTAG GTAATAAGATTGATTtggacaaagacagacatgtTTCTGTGGAGGAGGCTGAGAG TTACGCTGAGTCGGTGGGAGCCAGACACTACCACACGTCAGCCAAGCTAAATAAAGGCATTGAGGAGCTGTTCCTGGACCTGTGTAAAA ggATGATGGAAAACGCTCAGGCCGAGGAGAGGTTGAAGGGAAACGGAGCCAGCCAATCAGCTTCAAGTAGGCGGGGTGTACAGATTGTCGATGACGAACCACAGGCCACGCCTGCCGGAGGATGCTGCTCCTctggctaa